GATGCCGGGCTGGGGTGCGGACGTTTTTGTCACCCTCCCGTTGGACCTGAAGAAGACAAGCCCGGCCGGGGATGTGGCCGGCTGGGACCTTGCCGCCCGGGAGCTCGAGGTACTCGAGCACCTTGTGGCCGGGCACCGCAACCGGACCATCGCCTCCACCTTGGGCATCAGCGAGAACACGGTTAAGTTCCATGTGCGGAACCTGTTCAGGAAGCTCGACGTCGGCTCCCGCACCGAGGCGATCGCGCTGGCACACAGCCACGGACTCCGGTGACGAGGCAAGCCCGCTGACCGGCCAACGCGCAACGGCCCCGCCTCCCTGATTCACTGGGAGACGGGGCCGTTGCGTTATTGGTTCAGCCGGCAGCGGCCAGCGCAGCAGAATGGGCTGCTTCCGCCCCCGCTGCGTCCGACTCTGTTCCGTCCGGCTCCGCCAGGTGCGGCACAAACCGGACAAACATCGCCTTGAAACCCGGAGTGTTCGATTCCCGGGCCACGTTCTCTTTGTGGACCAGGGCATTGGCTTCGGGGAAGTACGCCGCGGCGCAGCCCTTCGCCGTCGGGTAGGCCACCAGGCGGAACTTGTCGGCCTGCCGGTCGTGGCCGCGGAAGGTGCTGACCACGTCCACGAGGTCCCGGTCCTCGAAGCCGAGTTCGGCAAGGTCTTCGGGGTGCACCAGGATCACCCGGCGGCCGCCCGAGATGCCGCGGTACCGGTCGTCCAGGCCGTAGAAGGTGGTGTTGTACTGGTCGTGGCTGCGGATGGTCTGGAGCACCAGGTGGCCGTCCGGCGGGGTCAGGTATTCCAGCGGACTCACGGTGAAGCGGCCGCGGCCGATGTCCGTCTTGAAGGAGCGGGTATCGCGCGGCGGGTTGGGCAGCACAAACCCGTTCTTGGTGCGGACCCTGGTGTTGAAGTCTTCGAACCCGGGCAGGACCCGGGAAATGTGGTCACGGACCACGTCGTAGTCCTCGGCCATGGCTTTCCAGTCCACCGGGTGGTCCGGCCCGAAGGTCGCCTCGGCCATCCGCGCCACAATGACGGGCTCGGCAAGCAGGTGGTCCGAGACCGGCTGGAGCCTGCCCTGGGTGGAGTGGACCACGGACATGGAGTCCTCCACGGACAGGAACTGGGCGCCCTTGGGGTGCTTGTCGTCCTTGTCTGTCCGGCCCAGGGTGGGCAGGATCAGCGAGGTGCGGCCATGCACGATGTGGGACCGGTTGGGTTTGGTGGAGATGTGCACGGTCAGGCCGATCCGCTGCATGCCCGCTTCCAGGGTTTCGGTATCCGAGCAGGCCAGCGAGAAGTTGCCGCCCATGGACACAAAAACGTCCACCTCGTCGCGCTCAAAAGCCTCCATGGACTCGACGGCGTCGTGGCCGTGATGCCGCGGCGACTGGATTCCGAACTCGGCGTCCAGTGCGTCGAGGAGCCATTCCTTGGGCTTTTCCCAGATACCCATGGTCCGGTCACCCTGGACGTTGGAGTGTCCGCGGACGGGGCAGGCACCGGCGCCGGGCTTGCCGAAGTTGCCCTGCAGGAGCAGGACGTTGACCATTTCCTTGATGGTGTCCACCGAGTGCGGCTGTTGGGTCACGCCCAGGGCCCAGCAGAAGATGGTGGCCTTGGACTTGATGAGCATTCCGGCCACGGTTTCGATCTGTCCGCGGGACAGCCCGGTGGCCTTCTCCGTCTCATCCCAGTCCAATTCTTTGCGGGCGTCGGTGTAGGCGTCGAACCCATCGGTTTGTGCGTCAATGAAGGAACGGTCGACGACGGTGCCCGGGTTGCGTTCCTCCTCCGCCAGGAGCAGGTGGCCCAGTGCCTGGAAGAGTGCGAGGTCACCACCTACCTTGATCTGCAGGTATTCATCGGCCAGCGGCGTGCCGCCGCCCACCACGCCCGAGACGGTCTGGGGGTCCTTGAAATTGAACAGGCCGGCTTCCGGGAGCGGGTTAACGGCCACAACCTTGCCGCCCTTGTCCTTGCATTCCTTCAGCGCGGACAGCATGCGGGGGTGGTTGGTTCCCGGGTTCTGCCCCACCACGAAGATGAGTTCGGAATCGTGGATGTCCTCCAAGGAAACGGTGCCCTTGCCGATGCCGATGGTCGGGTTCAGAGCCGAACCGGAGGACTCGTGGCACATGTTGGAGCAGTCCGGCAGGTTGTTGGTGCCCAGGGCGCGGGCGAAGAGCTGGTACATAAACGCGGTCTCGTTCGCGGTCCGCCCGGAGGTATAAAAAACACAGCGGTCCGGGGTGGAGGCCCGGATGTGTTCGCCGATCAGGTCGAAGGCTTCGGCCCAGGAGATCGGCGAATAGTGGGACTCCCCCTCCCGGATCACTACCGGTTCGCTGATCCGTCCCTGGTTACCCAGCCAGTATTCGGTCTTGGTTGAGAGTTCGGCGACCGAATGCCTGGCCCAGAACTCAGCCCCCACCGTGCGCAGGGTGTTCTCCTCGGCCACCGCCTTGGCCCCGTTCTCACAGAACTCGGCGGCTTTGCGTTTGGTGGCAGATTCGGGCCAGGCGCAGCCGGGGCAGTCGAATCCGCCCTGCTGGTTCAGCCGCAGCAGGGACTGCGCGGTCCGTGTCACGCCGGCCTGGGCCACGGCGCGTTCCAAGGCCACCATCACGGCCTTGACGCCGGCCGCCTCCGTTTTGGGCTTGTGGACTTCGAGGTTCTCCTCGTTGATGTCCGCGACCGGTGCGGGCTGCTTACCGAACTTCATTGTTCCAACTTCCTTTGCGGCTCACGCCGTTCTTGTCCAAAACGCCCGTTGAGGCGCGCCAGCTGTCCTGGCGCGCCTCAACGGGGCTACTGCTGTTTCGCGACCCTGCTTTACTCGGAAACCTTAGCCAGCGTTTCCCGTTCAGCACCAATGGTGGTGTTGTCGCCGTGGCCGGTGCGGACCACTGTCTCCGGCGGGAGGACGAGGAGCCGCTCCCGGATGGACGTCAGGATGGTGGGATAGTCGCTGTAGGACCGTCCAGTTGCCCCGGGTCCACCGTTGAAGAGAGTATCGCCGGTGAACACCGTTCCTTCTGTCTCAAGGTAGAAACAGGTGGAGCCGGGGGAATGTCCCGGGGTGTGGATGGCCAGCAGCGCCGTGCCGCCTACCTCGAAAATATCGCCGTCCCCGTGGTACCGGTCCGGGTCCGCATCCGGATAAACCTGCTTCCAGAGGACCAGGTCCTCCGGGTTCAGGATGATCGGGGCGCCGACGGCGGCGGCAACCTCACGCGCCGCGCCGATGTGGTCGTTGTGGGCGTGGGTCAGCAGGATGGCCAGGACCTTGCGGCCGCGGACCTGGTTGATGATCGCAGCCGCATCATGCGGGGAATCGATGATCACGCACTCATCATCGTTGCCCACAATCCAGACGTTGTTGTCC
The window above is part of the Pseudarthrobacter sp. IC2-21 genome. Proteins encoded here:
- a CDS encoding FdhF/YdeP family oxidoreductase, with the translated sequence MKFGKQPAPVADINEENLEVHKPKTEAAGVKAVMVALERAVAQAGVTRTAQSLLRLNQQGGFDCPGCAWPESATKRKAAEFCENGAKAVAEENTLRTVGAEFWARHSVAELSTKTEYWLGNQGRISEPVVIREGESHYSPISWAEAFDLIGEHIRASTPDRCVFYTSGRTANETAFMYQLFARALGTNNLPDCSNMCHESSGSALNPTIGIGKGTVSLEDIHDSELIFVVGQNPGTNHPRMLSALKECKDKGGKVVAVNPLPEAGLFNFKDPQTVSGVVGGGTPLADEYLQIKVGGDLALFQALGHLLLAEEERNPGTVVDRSFIDAQTDGFDAYTDARKELDWDETEKATGLSRGQIETVAGMLIKSKATIFCWALGVTQQPHSVDTIKEMVNVLLLQGNFGKPGAGACPVRGHSNVQGDRTMGIWEKPKEWLLDALDAEFGIQSPRHHGHDAVESMEAFERDEVDVFVSMGGNFSLACSDTETLEAGMQRIGLTVHISTKPNRSHIVHGRTSLILPTLGRTDKDDKHPKGAQFLSVEDSMSVVHSTQGRLQPVSDHLLAEPVIVARMAEATFGPDHPVDWKAMAEDYDVVRDHISRVLPGFEDFNTRVRTKNGFVLPNPPRDTRSFKTDIGRGRFTVSPLEYLTPPDGHLVLQTIRSHDQYNTTFYGLDDRYRGISGGRRVILVHPEDLAELGFEDRDLVDVVSTFRGHDRQADKFRLVAYPTAKGCAAAYFPEANALVHKENVARESNTPGFKAMFVRFVPHLAEPDGTESDAAGAEAAHSAALAAAG
- a CDS encoding MBL fold metallo-hydrolase, with amino-acid sequence MTVTIENLVTSGTFSLDGGTWDVDNNVWIVGNDDECVIIDSPHDAAAIINQVRGRKVLAILLTHAHNDHIGAAREVAAAVGAPIILNPEDLVLWKQVYPDADPDRYHGDGDIFEVGGTALLAIHTPGHSPGSTCFYLETEGTVFTGDTLFNGGPGATGRSYSDYPTILTSIRERLLVLPPETVVRTGHGDNTTIGAERETLAKVSE